A single Pseudomonas sp. DC1.2 DNA region contains:
- a CDS encoding lysylphosphatidylglycerol synthase transmembrane domain-containing protein has protein sequence MSRAILLFFALLAAVLIPLLLGGGETWSRLRHFPPMMLLVMFAMVLLCWVLNTLRLRLLLGDQRQRVSPLKSLGVVMAAEFAYCATPGGSGGPLTIMALLARNGVRPARGSAVFAMDQLSDLLFFLCALSAILIYALFQHLSQRMEWLLTLTAISLFGGLISCVLVACYHRLLIRLSGRLLARLNIKASTRMRWARKLLHFLAAFSDTLKLPFQTLISVFALTCVHWLLRYSVLYLALRGLGADVLWAWSFLIQMLSLSAGQFSLLPGGAGAAELTSAALLAPMVGKSTAAAAILIWRAVTYYFYLAVGGPIFLLMLGRPLLRKLMKFKRA, from the coding sequence ATGAGTCGCGCAATTCTGCTGTTCTTTGCACTGCTGGCAGCGGTACTGATTCCTCTGCTGTTGGGCGGCGGAGAAACCTGGTCGAGACTGCGCCATTTTCCGCCGATGATGTTGCTGGTCATGTTTGCCATGGTCCTGCTGTGCTGGGTGCTAAACACCCTACGCTTGCGTCTACTGCTGGGGGACCAACGGCAACGGGTCAGCCCATTGAAAAGCCTCGGGGTAGTGATGGCTGCCGAGTTCGCCTATTGCGCGACGCCCGGCGGCAGCGGCGGGCCGCTGACCATCATGGCCCTGCTGGCGCGCAACGGCGTGCGTCCGGCGCGAGGCAGCGCCGTATTCGCTATGGATCAACTCAGCGATCTGCTGTTTTTTCTCTGCGCCTTGAGCGCAATCCTTATTTATGCGCTGTTCCAACACCTCAGCCAGCGCATGGAGTGGCTATTGACGCTCACTGCCATTTCGCTGTTCGGTGGACTGATCAGTTGCGTGCTGGTGGCCTGCTACCATCGCTTACTTATTCGCCTGAGCGGCCGGCTACTTGCACGTCTCAATATCAAAGCCTCCACGCGAATGCGTTGGGCGCGAAAACTCCTGCATTTTTTGGCGGCGTTCTCCGACACACTGAAACTGCCCTTTCAGACGCTGATCAGCGTGTTTGCCCTGACATGCGTGCATTGGCTTCTGCGCTACAGCGTGCTCTATCTCGCGTTGCGAGGGCTTGGCGCCGATGTGCTGTGGGCATGGAGCTTTTTGATTCAGATGCTTTCATTAAGTGCGGGACAGTTCAGCCTGTTGCCGGGTGGTGCCGGAGCGGCGGAACTGACATCGGCAGCGCTTTTGGCGCCCATGGTGGGAAAATCTACCGCAGCCGCGGCGATTTTGATCTGGCGGGCGGTGACGTACTACTTTTATCTGGCGGTGGGCGGGCCGATATTCTTGTTGATGCTCGGCCGACCATTGTTGAGAAAACTGATGAAGTTCAAGCGAGCGTAG
- a CDS encoding methyl-accepting chemotaxis protein, protein MFNSDQQASRTNSVAAAINQLGAAAHEIARNAAQASSQASDARSLAEDGQQVVDRSIKAMNQLSSMLSASSTNIESLNSKTVNIGQILEVITSISQQTNLLALNAAIEAARAGEAGRGFAVVADEVRNLAHRTQESAQQVQTMIEELQVGARESVSTMSESQRHSQDSVEIANLAGERLNSVTLRIGEIDGMNQSVATATEEQTAVVESINVDITEINTLNQEGVENLQSTLRACSDLEQQAARLKQLVGSFRI, encoded by the coding sequence TCGCCGCAGCGATCAACCAACTGGGGGCTGCGGCCCACGAAATCGCCCGTAATGCAGCCCAGGCTTCCAGCCAGGCAAGTGATGCCCGCAGCTTGGCCGAAGACGGCCAGCAAGTGGTGGATCGCAGTATCAAAGCGATGAATCAACTGTCGAGCATGCTCAGCGCCTCCAGCACCAATATCGAGTCGCTGAACAGCAAAACTGTGAACATCGGACAGATTCTCGAAGTGATCACCAGCATCTCCCAACAAACCAACCTGCTGGCACTCAATGCGGCCATCGAAGCGGCTCGCGCGGGTGAAGCCGGCCGCGGTTTTGCAGTGGTGGCAGACGAGGTTCGCAACCTGGCGCACCGCACTCAGGAGTCGGCGCAGCAGGTCCAGACCATGATCGAGGAGCTGCAAGTCGGTGCTCGCGAATCCGTCAGCACCATGAGCGAGAGCCAGCGCCACAGTCAGGACAGTGTGGAAATCGCCAACCTGGCAGGCGAACGCTTGAACAGTGTGACGCTGCGAATCGGTGAAATTGACGGGATGAACCAGTCGGTGGCCACCGCGACAGAGGAACAGACGGCTGTGGTCGAATCGATCAACGTCGACATTACTGAGATCAACACACTGAACCAGGAAGGCGTGGAGAACCTGCAATCAACGCTGCGCGCATGCTCAGACCTTGAACAGCAAGCTGCGCGGTTGAAACAGTTGGTAGGCAGTTTCCGTATCTAG